DNA from Yamadazyma tenuis chromosome 5, complete sequence:
CAtccttcaaatcttcaaacaatGATACAATAGGGGGGTCAACATCCAATGAGTTCAACCATAAAGTGAATACACGGGCTTCTCTTTCCCCTTCAgcatcaaattcttcaacttcaaacttCTCATCCTCTTCGATTGGGTCTAAACCTGGGTACGTGTTGAATAAATGAGCCACAAACGCCAAATTCAATTTGGGGTTACCAGCAACCAATGAAGTAGGAGTCAAATACTTTCTGCAACCAATTTTTTCAGCATTATCTAACACTTGCCCAGCTCTAGTTAAGAGATCTGAGGTGTGCAATGGAGATAAATCACAGTATTCTGGTTGCAATTGGTTAAGCAAAATAGTGTAGCACTCGGCGTCACTAACATCGGAAGTGAAGTTGTTAACTCTTCTAGAACTCTTAGCGTTCTTCAAATGATAGTTGAACCatctcaacaaaatctgTTCAGGTGGAAGTCTCAAAAATTGTTCCAAAgtttcatcatcttccaacaaccGGTACAACTCGGGGTGAAGTTTAATATCGACCTTGCTCAACAAACCTCTTCTAATAATTTGCCAAATAAGCCCCAAGATCAAGTGCTCCTTTCCGTCAATAATGTCTTCAGTGTGGACATTCACAACCACACATCCGATGGCTTTAGCAGAGTTGATGACAATATTGGCATTTTCATTCATTTGgaaattgttcaaagttttTCTCTTTGGGCCGGTAGTGTTCAAAACTCTGGTATCGATGGTATCAGGGACTGAGTCGttaatcaacttggataatACCAATCCATCCCTACATTCGTCGAAAATCTGGAAAGTGTTAGTGTCAAATGGAAGACGAGATCCTACATCAGGATCACCAGCTAATACTGAATTCACGTGGCGGGTGAATTCGATTCTCTCTTCATCGTTGATAGTGTGGGTAGTACCACTAGTCTTACCTCCAATATAGGTCTTGTGGGCCTGGTTGGCAGTAGCAACTGGTGCATGTGCCTTAGGTGACCGTGGGGATGTTGGAACTCCTCCAACCGCTGGAACTCCAAGAGATCCTCCAGATTGGCCCCCTGTACTTGAAGACccttccttcaacttcagcaTCAATTGCACAAAATCATCCAATTCCACTTTACCCGAGgcatcaacatcaacatctttcAACGTCTCTCTTGTTTCGTCGTATGTGTACTTTCCTTTTTTCGATACTGCATTGATAACatctttcttttcaacaCTGCCAGTGTCTTCCAAATCGATGCTTCTGAAATTTTCAATGATCTCGAAAAGCTCACTCTGATCGAGGTTGGTGTACTTCTTCTGTAATTTCAACACATTCATGACTCTTGTGGTTCACAATTGATTTGCTTTTACAGAGAATTATTGTGTTATAAATGTGAAGCAATGTGGTTGGTCTCCTTTTTTGGTGGCTGGTTCAAGTGAGATTTTTGTGACTGACTGAATGCGCGTCAGTCATGCacaattgttcaacataATGGATTTTTCATCACTCTAAGCTTCTTGTGTACGAGCTAAAGGAACCATGATGCTGTTATAGGGATACATACAGACCGTACCTGACGATATAATTACTGGATCAGCTCGTTTTGTCCCTATGAGTATGGTTTAACGCGATTTCCGCATACGATAAGGCTGGGGCTACCGAATCTCTTCAGCTTCGTCTCCAAAACAACGATCTGCAGTAGGCTTATATCTTTCTAACTTAGGATACCTCGTCATCATTTCTAAAATACTTCTGTTTTATCTCTTAATTCAGATTTATAGCCTGTTTTATAGCTTCCACTGTAAGCTTGGGAGTGCGCACCGAATCGTCTACAGCTTTATTCTCCTGTGAACTGTTGTGAGTCCTCAAAATCCACTAAATCTGGACCCAATTCTGTCCTATATCTAAGTTTTCGGTTCAAGCTATTTGCATTGGCATTACAGTTGTATCTGGAGAACAATTTTGCTTCACACTTTAAACTCAATGCCTCCTGACACAGACGAGACTTCTCTTATAACGAGGGAAACGTCACAAGTCATATCCTATGACGAAGCTATCTCTGACAACAATGCCGGAGCAGAAGAACCTTCATTTGAGGTTGATCCAGTTCAACTTCAGTTTGAGCTTGACCACAAGCTTCGACAGCTTTGTGTTAAATCTAACATCAtgtttcttgttcttgataagTCAATATTTAAGATTGATCTCGATAACCCGGCAATAGTCAAGCGATTTCAGTTTGCTAGTGATGCAATAATGAGTAACAGTTGGTTATCTCCTGATGGCCAGCattttgttgttcaagttaaTGGAACCAGCTACTTTTACTTGCACAATAGTTACGATAAATTCAAAGTGCTTCCAAGGCTAAAGGGTCTAGAAATCGAAGATATTGTATTTCCTCATAAGACATCCCAGTCACACTTCGATAATGTATCCActggtgatttcttcataatcaccaaagaaaatatCGTACTTTTGGCCAATATCAAATCTCATTTCGGTCAggacaacaagaaagacGATAAGTACCTAAAGCAAACATACAAGTGTGCGGATAAAATAACGGGATTGTGTTTGAGTAATAACAGTACCAGGATAGAAATCTTCACTCCCCTGTCTATTCTTCAGTGGGATTGCTTTGAGCTATCAGTCAACGAAATACTTCGAGTATTCAAATCGGATCCAAAAATAATCAAACTCAGAGGGTCAGGTGATGCAGTACTCGAGTCTTCTGACTCCAGTTATGTGCTTTTGTCGGCACACACAAATAACTTGGTGACAAATGATTCTGAATTGACCCTCTCCAAattatccaagttgaacccGTTGGTGAAATTATCCAATAAGTTTGTGTTGACTAACCACCATATTTTGGTATTGTCCCAAAGCCATTCAGATCTCATTGTTTTCTCCAAGCTATCTAATTCTCCTCCTAAGGTCATCAAATTACCTCAGCAAGTGTCCAACATTACAGCCGATTATATAAGTCATACGTACTGGCTTTATGGCAAGAATGCAATTTACGAAATTCTAATAGAAAACGAATCGGTCAAAGTGTGGTACGACTTCTACAAGATGGGGAAGTATGAGGAGGCTATCAAAGCTTTGGAGTTGTCCGAGTCAAAGGAGAAACCTTTGAGGGCAAACATGGTTCTTACCAAACAGGGTTACGAATATTTGCAGAAGGGGGCCTTTGGTTTGAATTTCAATAAAAAGTTTGATTCTAGTTTGATTGCCTTACAGATTAAAGGGTTGCAAATTCTTGCCAATCTGGCTGAGCCTTTCGAAAAGATTTGTCtcatgttgatgaacttaCATAATTCAGACTCGACCGATTTGAATAGTACCATATCTCAAAAGCTTCTTGTGGAATACCTTCTCGTCAAATTCGACCAAGTAAAAAAGGAGAACAACAAGATTAGAATTGTTGTAATTTCAAGCTGGATCATTGAGCTTATGCTCCGAAACATATACAACCTCGAAGATGAACAAAACCTGATAAATACAACTATCGGTACAAAGaatggagttgatgatgacaaggCCAAATATTCTAAGGAGATGAATAGCGATTTTATCAAATTTTTTGACTCAAACTACAAATTGTTTGATAAGGATACCGTGTACCAAATAATGAGTGAATTGAACTACCAATCAAAACTAATCCATTACGCTGAACTTAACCATGACTACGAATTCATATTGAATTACTGCGCCGATCTTGAGGATTGGTCTGGGTGTCTTCAAATCTTAGTGAAAATGTATTCAGCTAATGTCCCTAGTTTTGAAAGTGCTCTAATGAGGACTGCATCTGTTTTACTTTTGAATTATCCAGGACCAACAACTGAAACTTGGTTAAAATTTGCTAATGTAGACTACAAAAAGTTGCTTCTGAGCCTTTTGGTCTATAACAAGAAGTATAGTGCTACCGTTTCGGCATTCGACAATTACAGTCTAATATTCCTTCTGAAATTAATTTTCCAGAAAAATATCAAGGAAAGAGTCGTCAACAATTATTACTTGCTGCTTCTTATAACATATCCAACTCATTCACAAGGTCCAGAAGAAACGGATATCGAAAGCAAGTATATCAACAAGCAGATTCTAAAACTCCTCAATTATATCAGATTGAATCCAAAGCTTTATGATTCAGGATTTATCTTGAGGCTTTGTCTTGATAACAACCACATTCAACCAGCTGTGATTATTCTTATCCATGATCTAAAGCTTTTTGAGCAAGCGTTGAAATTGGCAATTGATTCTGATTTAACAGAATTGGCCATCAGTGTTTTAGAAagattcaacaagtacatTGATAacaatcttgaagatggcGATGATGATACCCTAGATTTGGATGTAAACCAAAATCCCCTCTCGGAATATCCAAACAAGTTTGTTGATATTAGCAAGAATAAACTACATCACAAGGACTTCACCCAAGGAAAAAAACTTTGGGTGATGTTCGCTAAATACTTAATTGAAGGAGTTATGAACAACAAGGAATTCGAAATACTTGGAAATGTTCATGGGGATTTGGAATCCGAAGAAAATGGAGATGGACACACTTCTAGTGAAAACGAAGATATAGTCAAAGATTTGACGAATGTGTTAGCAGGCCAAGCTGTCAAACCAGTTGACCATTCCCCTATTACTCTGAAAAAGGCTAACAGAGTTCTTCGGtatcttcttgattcttCATTCAATGCTACTATTAACTCCAGCTTTGTCAACCTCAGAGACTTACTTCAACTATTCCCTGAGTCAGTGATGGTGAATAATTTTAAAGATGAAATTATAAGATCCTTGAACCAGTATAACAACAAGATTAACCAACTATCCATTGAAATGAAAGAATCCCTTTTAATTTCCAACAAACTTAATAACCAGATTCAGGAATCGAATGACCGGATAAAGAAAGGTAAAATCTTTACCATTGTTGAACCAGGAGAGCCCtgttgtttttgcaacaagCTTTTAATCAGCAAAAACTTTGTGGTATTCCCGAATTGTCATCACGGCTTCCACAAAGAGTGTCTTGTGAAATACTACTTGATGATTAAGGGTGATTACCGGTTCAAAAGATTTTTCCAGAACTTCAAAAAACAGAATGGGGGTGGGAATAAGAAAGAATTGGACGATATCATGTTGCGAGAGTGTGTTTTATGTAATGAGAGCAATATTCTTACAATTGATAATAATTTGGTGGATCCTATAAAAGACAAAGCAGCTATCGATGAGTGGGAGTTATGATGAGAAGGTAAATATATAATGAAATAATCAGTGGtgatttgttgttgtattCAACACCCTCCTATATCCTAGTTGTACTTATTTTCCCTCTACTCCCTTTATTCAGTTGATTGTGACTTTGTGTAACTTTGCGCATCTCATCGCATTTTTTTCTCTCTATGAAATATATTATTATCTATTCACCATGGGGAAAGtacagaagaagaatagTAAAGGGCGTTTAGATAGATACTACCATTTGGCTAAAGAAAAGGGATACCGTGCTCGTTCCTCTTTTAAGATCATCCAAATTAACGAAAAGTATGGCcactttttggaaaagtccaaAGTAGTGATTGATTTATGTGCTGCTCCAGGTTCTTGGTGCCAGGTGGCATCTCAGTTATGTCCTATCAATTCATTGATTATCGGAGTTGATATTGTTCCTATAAAGCCCCTTCCCAAAGTTATTACTTTCCAATCAGATATTACAACTGAAGATTGTAGATCAAAGCTTAGAGGATATATGAAAACCTGGAAGGCAGATACAGTTTTACATGATGGTGCTCCTAATGTCGGTTTGGGTTGGGTCCAAGATGCGTTTACTCAATCTCAGTTGACTTTGCAAGCCCTCAAATTGGCAGTTGAAAATTTGTCTAACGGAGGAACTTTTGTGACTAAAGTCTTCAGATCCAGAGATTATAATAATTTGATGTGGGTGTTTAGTcagttgtttgaaaaagtgGAAGCCACTAAGCCTCCAGCTTCTCGTACTGTTTCGGCTGAAatttttgttgtttgtaAAGGTTTCAAGTCTCCAAAAAAGCTTGATCCTCGTCTTTTAGACCCCAAGcatgtttttgaagaattgcCATCTGGACCTCAGAATAACGAAGCCAAGATATACAATCctgagaagaagaagagacaaAGACAAGGTTATGAAGAAGGAGATTATTTGTTATACCATGTGATGCCTTTGTTAGAGTTTGTGAAAAATGAAGACCCTATAAATACTTTAGGAGACTTAAATAAGTTAAGTGTGccttcaaaagaagatgaagaaactgaGTTTaaaatggtgaaaaagCTTAAGAGTTTTACCCCTGAATTACAAGAGTGCAtaaaggatttgaaagTATTGGGAAAGAAGgatttcaaattgattttgaagtttaGAAAGCATGCCAGAGAATTGCTTGGAttggatgaagaggaagctGAGTCTGAAATCGAAGTTGAGCCTTTGACTGAGgatcaaagaattgatAAAGAATTACAAGAATTAAGAGATAAACACAAGCAAAAGTCTaaaagagaaaagaagCATAAGAATGAGCTCAAGCAAAAGGAGATACAGAGAATGCAAATGAACATGTTAACGGATATGAACATTGGTATCGAAGGTGCCACTAGTGATTCCCAGggtttgttcaacttgaggTCCGCTGAAAAGACAGGTGagctcaacaagttgatccaaGGTAAGAAGAGAATGATTTTTAATGAAGCTGATCGCATAAGGGACGTCGAAATTGATGTAGGAGATAATGAAGAGGTAGGAACCGACGATGAGCTTGACGGCTTGGAGGCTCAATTAGATGACATGTATCACTCTTATCAAGAGAAGAGAGCTGAAAGAGATGCCAAGTACAGAGCTAAGAAATTAAGAGGTGACGAGGATGACGAACCTTGGGATGGAATTCattctgaagaagaaaatgatgctgaagaaaaagaCTATGAAATGGATGACCAAAGTGAAAGTGACctggatgatgatgaacaCATCAATCGGCTCATCGAAGAGAAAAGGGGTAAAGATGGCTTAAGCAAGAGTGCAAAGAACTTTTTTGCTGCTaattctctttttgaagatgttaaTGAAGATGCATTATTAGCAGCCATGGCTCCAAAAACATCTCCTGTTGATGTAAATGGGGATGACAGAAAATTGGCGGCAGACTCTGAATCAGATGAGTCTGATTTTGCTTCCGACtcagattcttcttttgaaattgttAGAGAGAAAAACGAAGttagtgaagatgaagactCTTCCGATGAAGAAACACATAAATTCAAGAATCTCAgtgaaaaggaaaagaatGATCTTGCAACCGTGGAAGCTATGACTTTGGCTCATCAGCTTGCGTTAGGACATAAAACGAAGCATGACCTCGTTGATGAGGGTATTAACAGATACTCCTTCAGAGATAATGACAATGTGCCTGAGTGgttcattgatgatgagaagaGGCACAGCAAGATTAGTAAGCCTATCACTAAAGAAGCTGCTATGGCCATtaaacaaaaacaaaaggaaTTAAATGCCAGACCCATTaagaaggtgttggaaGCTAAGGGTCGTAAAAAAATGAGAGCTTTGAAAAGATTAGAAAagttaaagaagaagtctgatttgatcaacgaaGATGGAGCCAAATCTGAGCATGATAAGGCAGAAGAAATtaccaaattgatgaagaagttaaCCAAGAAGCAGCAAATCAAACCTAAAGTCACGGTTGTGGTTGCAAGAGGTAGCAACAGAGGACTCAGTGGTAGACCAAGGGGAATCAAAGGTAAGTATAAAATGGTTGACGGTGTGATGAAGAACGAACAAAGAGCATTAAAGAGAATTGCCAAGAAGCACCGTAAGTAGTTTTTCACGTCTTCTAATTTAAAATCAAACATTGTAAGCATTGTCCGTTGTATCATGTAGAGTTATGGAACAATTCCGGTTaattttccaagtttccCT
Protein-coding regions in this window:
- the fim1 gene encoding fimbrin (BUSCO:EOG0926140Q; COG:Z; EggNog:ENOG503NW26), whose translation is MNVLKLQKKYTNLDQSELFEIIENFRSIDLEDTGSVEKKDVINAVSKKGKYTYDETRETLKDVDVDASGKVELDDFVQLMSKLKEGSSSTGGQSGGSLGVPAVGGVPTSPRSPKAHAPVATANQAHKTYIGGKTSGTTHTINDEERIEFTRHVNSVLAGDPDVGSRLPFDTNTFQIFDECRDGLVLSKLINDSVPDTIDTRVLNTTGPKRKTLNNFQMNENANIVINSAKAIGCVVVNVHTEDIIDGKEHLILGLIWQIIRRGLLSKVDIKLHPELYRLLEDDETLEQFLRLPPEQILLRWFNYHLKNAKSSRRVNNFTSDVSDAECYTILLNQLQPEYCDLSPLHTSDLLTRAGQVLDNAEKIGCRKYLTPTSLVAGNPKLNLAFVAHLFNTYPGLDPIEEDEKFEVEEFDAEGEREARVFTLWLNSLDVDPPIVSLFEDLKDGLVLLQAFDKVIPGSVSFKHVNKKPAGDRPLMRFKALENTNYAVEIGKAAHFSLVGIEGGDIVDGNKLLTLGLVWQLMRRNITSTLSQLGSSKGTALTDADILKWANAQATKGGRSTTIRSFKDSTLGSGVFLLDVLHGLKPGYVDYDLVYQGDNLSDDEKYANAKLAISIARKLGALIWLVPEDINEVRGRLLLSFVGSLMTVAESQ
- the PEP3 gene encoding tethering complex subunit (EggNog:ENOG503NV4E; BUSCO:EOG09260HS3; COG:O), with protein sequence MPPDTDETSLITRETSQVISYDEAISDNNAGAEEPSFEVDPVQLQFELDHKLRQLCVKSNIMFLVLDKSIFKIDLDNPAIVKRFQFASDAIMSNSWLSPDGQHFVVQVNGTSYFYLHNSYDKFKVLPRLKGLEIEDIVFPHKTSQSHFDNVSTGDFFIITKENIVLLANIKSHFGQDNKKDDKYLKQTYKCADKITGLCLSNNSTRIEIFTPSSILQWDCFELSVNEILRVFKSDPKIIKLRGSGDAVLESSDSSYVLLSAHTNNLVTNDSELTLSKLSKLNPLVKLSNKFVLTNHHILVLSQSHSDLIVFSKLSNSPPKVIKLPQQVSNITADYISHTYWLYGKNAIYEILIENESVKVWYDFYKMGKYEEAIKALELSESKEKPLRANMVLTKQGYEYLQKGAFGLNFNKKFDSSLIALQIKGLQILANSAEPFEKICLMLMNLHNSDSTDLNSTISQKLLVEYLLVKFDQVKKENNKIRIVVISSWIIELMLRNIYNLEDEQNSINTTIGTKNGVDDDKAKYSKEMNSDFIKFFDSNYKLFDKDTVYQIMSELNYQSKLIHYAELNHDYEFILNYCADLEDWSGCLQILVKMYSANVPSFESALMRTASVLLLNYPGPTTETWLKFANVDYKKLLSSLLVYNKKYSATVSAFDNYSLIFLSKLIFQKNIKERVVNNYYLSLLITYPTHSQGPEETDIESKYINKQILKLLNYIRLNPKLYDSGFILRLCLDNNHIQPAVIILIHDLKLFEQALKLAIDSDLTELAISVLERFNKYIDNNLEDGDDDTLDLDVNQNPLSEYPNKFVDISKNKLHHKDFTQGKKLWVMFAKYLIEGVMNNKEFEILGNVHGDLESEENGDGHTSSENEDIVKDLTNVLAGQAVKPVDHSPITSKKANRVLRYLLDSSFNATINSSFVNLRDLLQLFPESVMVNNFKDEIIRSLNQYNNKINQLSIEMKESLLISNKLNNQIQESNDRIKKGKIFTIVEPGEPCCFCNKLLISKNFVVFPNCHHGFHKECLVKYYLMIKGDYRFKRFFQNFKKQNGGGNKKELDDIMLRECVLCNESNILTIDNNLVDPIKDKAAIDEWEL
- the SPB1 gene encoding AdoMet-dependent rRNA methyltransferase spb1 (EggNog:ENOG503NUYV; COG:A; BUSCO:EOG09260V5Q), yielding MGKVQKKNSKGRLDRYYHLAKEKGYRARSSFKIIQINEKYGHFLEKSKVVIDLCAAPGSWCQVASQLCPINSLIIGVDIVPIKPLPKVITFQSDITTEDCRSKLRGYMKTWKADTVLHDGAPNVGLGWVQDAFTQSQLTLQALKLAVENLSNGGTFVTKVFRSRDYNNLMWVFSQLFEKVEATKPPASRTVSAEIFVVCKGFKSPKKLDPRLLDPKHVFEELPSGPQNNEAKIYNPEKKKRQRQGYEEGDYLLYHVMPLLEFVKNEDPINTLGDLNKLSVPSKEDEETEFKMVKKLKSFTPELQECIKDLKVLGKKDFKLILKFRKHARELLGLDEEEAESEIEVEPLTEDQRIDKELQELRDKHKQKSKREKKHKNELKQKEIQRMQMNMLTDMNIGIEGATSDSQGLFNLRSAEKTGELNKLIQGKKRMIFNEADRIRDVEIDVGDNEEVGTDDELDGLEAQLDDMYHSYQEKRAERDAKYRAKKLRGDEDDEPWDGIHSEEENDAEEKDYEMDDQSESDSDDDEHINRLIEEKRGKDGLSKSAKNFFAANSLFEDVNEDALLAAMAPKTSPVDVNGDDRKLAADSESDESDFASDSDSSFEIVREKNEVSEDEDSSDEETHKFKNLSEKEKNDLATVEAMTLAHQLALGHKTKHDLVDEGINRYSFRDNDNVPEWFIDDEKRHSKISKPITKEAAMAIKQKQKELNARPIKKVLEAKGRKKMRALKRLEKLKKKSDLINEDGAKSEHDKAEEITKLMKKLTKKQQIKPKVTVVVARGSNRGLSGRPRGIKGKYKMVDGVMKNEQRALKRIAKKHRK